In Pyrus communis chromosome 8, drPyrComm1.1, whole genome shotgun sequence, one genomic interval encodes:
- the LOC137742909 gene encoding toll/interleukin-1 receptor-like protein, which yields MEHGEVLADCMGTQEAHSSPSTPECVHEVFLNFRGEDTRDGFTKCFYTALKKKGINTFLDDDKLERGKAIKPELLKAIEESRLAVVILSCDYASSAWCLDELAHIGKCNKDKRLQIYPVFYYVEPSEVRKQ from the coding sequence ATGGAGCATGGGGAAGTTCTAGCAGATTGCATGGGAACCCAAGAGGCACATTCATCTCCTTCAACCCCTGAATGCGTACACGAGGTCTTCCTGAATTTTAGGGGCGAGGACACCCGCGATGGGTTTACGAAATGTTTTTACACTGCtttgaaaaagaaaggaatcaATACATTTCTGGATGACGATAAACTCGAGAGGGGAAAGGCCATTAAACCAGAACTCTTAAAAGCAATTGAGGAATCTAGGTTGGCAGTCGTCATTCTTTCATGTGACTATGCTTCTTCAGCGTGGTGTTTGGATGAGCTTGCCCATATTGGAAAGTGCAATAAAGACAAGCGGCTTCAAATTTATCCGGTTTTCTATTACGTTGAACCATCTGAGGTAAGAAAGCAATAG